A genomic segment from Burkholderia plantarii encodes:
- a CDS encoding S9 family peptidase: MEPTPQRAAGATPAVKRHDVRDFFRRPERTGFQLSPDGRHLSFLARHAGRLNLFVQAVDERGRVHGEPRVLTNESARDVPGHVWKGNDRVLYVKDFGGDENYHVLSVPIDGGPAVDLTPYDGVRASIVDGLIDDDRHILLSHNRRDATVFDVLRVDVTTGEASVIAENPGNILGWMTDHAGRLRVAVSSDGVNQTLLYRDEESEPFRALATTNFRETLAPIFFTFDDRRLYVLSNRGRDRVAIFEFDPQTGLEGTLLFEHPEVDVKGMSFSRERRVLTTAWYEDDRIRAHHFDAQVANLYADLDARLPGGESSIASLTRDESRMLVRNARDLSPGAVWFYDVGSRELTRIEDLTPWLDPADMAPMRPIEYTSRDGLRIHGYLTLPAGVEPDAPGAAKLPLVVNPHGGPWARDHWGFNPEVQLLANRGYAVLQMNFRGSIGYGRAFWEASFGQWGRAMQDDIDDGVDWLVGQGLVDPARIAIYGASYGGYATLAGVAFTPERYAAAVDYVGVSNLFTLLESMPPYWKPLLEMMYEQIGNPNTEAGRQALHDASPLFFADRIVTPLFVAQGANDPRVKQAESDQIVAALRERGVDVQYMLKADEGHGFANEENQYEFYEAMIAFLDAHLGAVREG; this comes from the coding sequence ATGGAACCAACCCCGCAGCGCGCCGCCGGCGCGACGCCCGCCGTCAAGCGCCACGATGTGCGCGATTTCTTCCGCCGTCCCGAACGCACCGGCTTCCAGCTCTCGCCCGACGGCCGCCATCTGTCGTTCCTCGCGCGCCATGCCGGCCGCCTCAACCTGTTCGTGCAGGCCGTCGACGAGCGCGGCCGCGTCCACGGCGAGCCGCGCGTGCTGACCAACGAATCGGCGCGCGACGTGCCCGGCCACGTCTGGAAGGGCAACGACCGCGTGCTGTACGTGAAGGACTTCGGCGGCGACGAGAACTACCACGTGCTGTCGGTGCCGATCGACGGCGGCCCGGCCGTGGACCTGACGCCCTACGACGGCGTGCGCGCCTCGATCGTCGACGGGCTGATCGACGACGACCGCCACATCCTGCTGTCGCACAACCGCCGCGACGCGACCGTGTTCGACGTGCTGCGGGTGGACGTGACGACCGGCGAGGCCAGCGTGATCGCCGAGAATCCCGGCAACATCCTCGGCTGGATGACCGACCACGCGGGGCGGCTGCGCGTGGCCGTGTCGTCGGACGGCGTGAACCAGACGCTGCTCTATCGCGACGAGGAGAGCGAGCCGTTCCGGGCGCTCGCCACCACCAACTTCCGCGAGACGCTCGCGCCGATCTTCTTCACGTTCGACGACCGCCGGCTCTACGTGCTGTCCAACCGCGGGCGCGACCGCGTCGCGATCTTCGAGTTCGACCCGCAGACGGGGCTGGAGGGGACGCTGCTGTTCGAGCACCCCGAGGTGGACGTGAAGGGCATGAGCTTCTCGCGCGAGCGACGCGTGCTGACCACCGCCTGGTACGAGGACGACCGGATCCGCGCGCATCACTTCGACGCGCAGGTGGCCAACCTCTACGCCGATCTCGACGCGCGCCTGCCGGGCGGCGAATCGAGCATCGCCAGCCTGACGCGCGACGAATCGCGGATGCTGGTGCGCAACGCGCGCGACCTGTCGCCGGGCGCGGTCTGGTTCTACGACGTCGGCTCGCGCGAACTCACGCGGATCGAAGACCTGACGCCGTGGCTCGACCCCGCCGACATGGCGCCGATGCGGCCGATCGAATACACCTCGCGCGACGGGCTGCGCATCCACGGCTACCTGACGCTGCCGGCCGGCGTCGAGCCCGATGCGCCCGGCGCCGCGAAGCTGCCGCTGGTGGTGAACCCGCACGGCGGGCCGTGGGCGCGCGACCACTGGGGCTTCAATCCCGAGGTGCAGCTGCTCGCCAATCGCGGCTACGCGGTGCTGCAGATGAACTTCCGCGGCTCGATCGGCTACGGCCGCGCGTTCTGGGAGGCCAGCTTCGGCCAGTGGGGCCGCGCGATGCAGGACGACATCGACGACGGCGTCGACTGGCTGGTCGGGCAGGGGCTCGTCGATCCGGCGCGCATCGCGATCTACGGCGCGAGCTACGGCGGCTACGCGACGCTGGCCGGCGTCGCGTTCACGCCCGAGCGCTACGCGGCCGCCGTCGACTACGTCGGCGTCTCGAACCTGTTCACGCTGCTCGAATCGATGCCGCCGTACTGGAAGCCGCTGCTCGAGATGATGTACGAGCAGATCGGCAACCCGAACACCGAGGCCGGGCGGCAGGCGCTGCACGACGCCTCGCCGCTGTTCTTCGCCGATCGCATCGTCACGCCGCTGTTCGTCGCGCAGGGCGCCAACGATCCGCGCGTCAAGCAGGCCGAGAGCGACCAGATCGTGGCCGCGCTGCGCGAGCGCGGCGTGGACGTCCAGTACATGCTGAAGGCCGACGAAGGGCACGGCTTCGCCAACGAGGAGAACCAGTACGAGTTCTACGAGGCGATGATCGCGTTCCTCGACGCGCATCTCGGCGCCGTGCGGGAGGGCTGA
- a CDS encoding LysR family transcriptional regulator — MQARSPKHRALLGQLSDMDLRLLRVFKVVVQCGGMAAAELELNIGISTISRHVKDLETRLGLVLCRRGRAGFTLTPEGQTVYEETLRLLASLEAFRSRVDGIHDRMGGELQIAMFDKTATNPAARVADAIRRFAQAAPDVGLNLHVGSIQEIERGVIDGSYQIGIIPEHRSSGSLVYTGLFDERMLLYCGAGHPLFGASHRRLGWERIREHAFAGLGFHSPNLQLTHRAKLTRSATASDQESIATLILSGRFLGFLPDHYAESFERAGRMQAIAPHRFQYRCRFVSLHRRSPQPSRAALLFQDCLDAAHADVAPEQAAAGARKEKGENAVPVAEREAAQTPAAPAAPRATGANEANRASAARRATRKAGTT, encoded by the coding sequence ATGCAAGCAAGAAGCCCCAAGCATCGCGCGCTGCTCGGCCAGCTCAGCGACATGGACCTGCGCCTGCTGCGCGTCTTCAAGGTGGTCGTGCAATGCGGCGGGATGGCCGCCGCCGAACTGGAACTCAATATCGGGATCTCGACCATCAGCCGCCACGTGAAGGATCTCGAGACGCGGCTCGGCCTGGTGCTGTGCCGGCGCGGGCGCGCCGGCTTCACGCTGACGCCCGAGGGGCAGACCGTCTACGAGGAAACGCTGCGGCTGCTCGCCTCGCTGGAGGCATTCCGCAGCCGCGTGGACGGCATCCACGACCGGATGGGCGGCGAACTGCAGATCGCGATGTTCGACAAGACCGCCACCAATCCGGCCGCGCGCGTCGCCGACGCGATCCGCCGCTTCGCGCAGGCCGCTCCCGACGTGGGGCTGAACCTGCACGTGGGCTCGATCCAGGAGATCGAGCGCGGCGTGATCGACGGCAGCTACCAGATCGGCATCATCCCCGAACACCGCAGCTCGGGCAGCCTCGTCTACACCGGGCTGTTCGACGAGCGGATGCTGCTCTACTGCGGCGCCGGCCACCCGCTGTTCGGCGCCTCGCACCGGCGGCTCGGCTGGGAGCGGATTCGCGAGCATGCGTTCGCCGGGCTCGGCTTCCATTCGCCGAACCTGCAGCTCACGCACCGCGCGAAGCTCACGCGCAGCGCCACGGCCTCGGACCAGGAATCGATCGCCACGCTGATCCTCTCGGGCCGCTTCCTCGGCTTCCTGCCCGATCACTACGCCGAGAGTTTCGAGCGCGCCGGCCGCATGCAGGCGATCGCGCCGCACCGCTTCCAGTACCGCTGCCGGTTCGTCAGCCTGCACCGGCGCTCGCCGCAGCCGTCGCGGGCCGCGCTGCTGTTCCAGGATTGCCTGGACGCCGCGCACGCGGACGTCGCGCCCGAGCAGGCGGCGGCGGGCGCGAGGAAGGAGAAAGGCGAGAATGCGGTGCCGGTGGCGGAGAGGGAGGCGGCGCAGACGCCGGCAGCACCGGCCGCGCCCCGGGCGACCGGCGCGAACGAGGCAAACCGTGCGTCGGCGGCCCGGCGCGCAACGCGCAAGGCCGGTACGACCTGA